In one window of Vanessa atalanta chromosome 10, ilVanAtal1.2, whole genome shotgun sequence DNA:
- the LOC125066679 gene encoding circadian clock-controlled protein daywake-like — translation MRVSLCLLAVAYFIAGACAGKLPTFIKACSVSDPKLNQCIESAITVAGPKFAQGIPELGIKPLDPAELGTVVVNNPALKVILEDTVVTGLGGFKINSFKMNAEKGKAVLDFTANVTLKAHYDMDGKVLIVPIRGNGQAKIKITNLRIVIKYDFKTVDGYWTVTDHKDSYKMDRAQFKFTNLFNGNKELADTTVRFLNENWEIIMQEIAPPAIDQVIAACVEEVRKLFLAVPADQLLSQ, via the exons CAACGTTCATCAAAGCCTGTTCAGTATCAGACCCAAAACTCAATCAATGTATAGAGTCCGCTATAACCGTCGCCGGGCCAAAGTTTGCCCAAGGCATCCCAGAACTGGGAATCAAACCCTTAGACCCTGCGGAACTGGGTACAGTGGTTGTGAACAATCCCGCCTTAAAGGTCATCCTCGAAGATACTGTTGTGACTGGATTAGGAGGATTCAAGATTAATTCCTTTAA aaTGAACGCGGAAAAGGGGAAAGCTGTCCTGGACTTCACAGCCAACGTGACGTTGAAAGCGCACTACGATATGGACGGAAAGGTGCTTATCGTACCAATCAGGGGCAACGGCCAGGCCAAGATCAAGATCA CAAACCTTCGTATTGTGATCAAATACGATTTCAAAACAGTCGACGGTTACTGGACTGTCACCGATCACAAGGACAGTTACAAAATGGACCGAGCACAGTTCAAGTTCACCAACTTATTCAACGGAAACAAGGAGCTCG CTGACACAACAGTAAGATTCCTTAACGAAAACTGGGAAATTATAATGCAAGAAATAGCACCACCAGCCATCGATCAAGTAATTGCAGCGTGCGTCGAAGAAGTTAGGAAACTGTTTCTGGCAGTACCCGCAGATCAATTGCTATCCCAGTGA
- the LOC125066678 gene encoding 3-oxoacyl-[acyl-carrier-protein] reductase FabG-like → MNFAGKVVIVTGASSGIGAATAVFLSKLGAKLSLTGRNVDNLQKVNKDCEKSTSTFVVQADLTKENDIEKIVKSTVDHYGKIDVLINNAGIIETGTIENTTLAQYDRLMNTNVRSIYYLTMLAVPHLLKTKGNIVNVSSVNGIRSFPGVLAYNISKASVDQFTRCVALELAAKGVRVNCVNPGVILTELQKRGGLSDEQYATFLERTKETHALGRPGKPDEVAATIAFLASDLASNITGASLPVDGGRHAMCPR, encoded by the coding sequence ATGAACTTCGCCGGAAAAGTAGTAATTGTTACTGGCGCTAGTTCAGGAATCGGTGCTGCAACTGCTGTGTTTTTATCTAAACTCGGCGCCAAGTTATCCTTGACTGGAAGAAATGTGGATAACTTGCAAAAAGTTAATAAGGACTGTGAAAAATCAACATCGACATTTGTCGTACAGGCTGATTTAACCAAAGAGAATGACattgaaaaaattgttaaaagtacAGTCGATCATTACGGAAAGATCGATGTTTTAATCAACAATGCCGGCATCATCGAAACGGGAACTATTGAGAACACGACTTTGGCCCAATATGACCGCCTCATGAACACTAACGTgcgttcaatttattatttaacaatgttaGCTGTTCCGCATTTACTTAAAACTAAGGgcaatattgtaaatgtgtCCAGTGTGAATGGAATTCGATCATTCCCTGGAGTTTTGGCTTATAATATATCCAAAGCTTCCGTTGACCAGTTTACAAGGTGCGTAGCATTAGAACTAGCTGCTAAAGGGGTAAGAGTAAATTGTGTCAATCCTGGGGTTATTTTGACTGAGCTTCAGAAACGAGGAGGTCTCAGTGATGAGCAATATGCAACATTTTTAGAGAGGACGAAAGAAACTCATGCTTTAGGCAGGCCTGGGAAACCTGATGAAGTAGCTGCAACCATTGCATTTTTGGCTAGTGATCTAGCCAGCAATATTACTGGGGCAAGTTTGCCTGTTGATGGAGGCCGCCATGCAATGtgtcctcgttaa